In one window of Pseudomonadota bacterium DNA:
- a CDS encoding TIGR03842 family LLM class F420-dependent oxidoreductase yields DEVVDRFCVIGSAAQVREKLAHLEEIGVDQFNLYLMNGNEHSTLDAFGRDIIPNMRGATASA; encoded by the coding sequence GACGAGGTGGTCGACCGCTTCTGCGTCATCGGAAGCGCCGCGCAGGTGCGCGAGAAGCTCGCGCACCTCGAAGAGATCGGTGTCGATCAGTTCAACCTGTATCTCATGAACGGCAACGAGCACAGCACGCTCGACGCCTTCGGACGAGACATCATCCCGAACATGCGAGGCGCCACCGCCTCGGCCTGA